In Pseudobdellovibrio exovorus JSS, the genomic stretch TCTTCGCGCAGAACTAAGCGATGTTCCGCACGGGACGTGAACATACGATATGGCTCACGCGTGCCCTTCGTCACAAGATCATCGACCAACACTCCTGAATACGCCACATCACGGCCCAAGATAAACTCTTCGCGTCCTAAAATCTTGTGGGCCGCATTCACTCCGGCAATAAAGCCCTGTGAAGCCGCCTCTTCGTAACCACTGGTACCATTGATCTGCCCTGCTAAAAATAAATTCTCGACAGGGCGAGTTTCAAGACGATGATAAATCTGAGTCGGTTCGATATAATCGTATTCTACGGCATAGCCATAGCGCACGACTTTGACGTTCTCTAGGCCCGCGATAGTTCTTAAGAATTGATCTTGTATTTCTTCTGGTAACGAAGTCGAAATGCCCTGCAAATAAATCAGATCCGTATTCAGACCTTCTGGCTCTAGGAATGTCTGATGCGAGTTGCGATCTGCAAAGCGCATGATCTTGTCTTCAATACTCGGACAGTAGCGCGGACCTGTGCCTTCAATGACTCCGCAGTACATCGGCGACTTGTCTAAGTTGTTGCGAATAATCTCGTGAGTCTGCTCGGTGGTATTCGACAGATAACACGCCACTTGCGGCAGATAGAATTTCTTTTCTGAGGTGTGTGAAAACGGATAGAATTTTTCGTCTCCGTATTGTTCTTCAGTTTTTGACCAGTCGATGCTGTCTTTATGTAACCGCGCCGGAGTTCCTGTTTTCAAGCGCTTCACTTCAAAACCGAAAGCAGCCAACTGGTCTGATAAGCCCACAGAGGCCTGATCGCCGATACGACCTCCGGCAATTTGTTTAAGACCGAAGTGCATGACTCCGTTCATAAACGTACCGGTTGTGATGATCACCGCCTGCGCGCGGATTTCCGAGCCATCCTGCAGGACAACTCCCTGACATTGATTTTGATCTAAGATCAATCGTTTCACTTCGCCTTCAAGCAGGCTTAGATTCGGCTGCGAGCTTAAAACCGCTTTTTGCAGGTCCGAATAGACATGTTTATCACATTGGGCACGGGAACCCCTGACGGCAGGTCCACGGCTGGAATTCAGGCGTTTAAACTGAATGCAGGACTGATCAGCAGCTATACCCATTTGACCGCCTAGGATGTCCAGCTCGCGCACCATATGGCCTTTTGCCAGCCCCCCGATGGACGGATTGCAGGACATGTAGCCGATACGATCTAAATTGGTGGTCACTAACAAGGTCTTAACGCCAAGACGAGCTGACGCCAAACAGGCTTCAATACCAGCATGGCCGGCACCGACGACGATAATGTCATAATCAACTGTCTTCTGACTCACGTTATTTTCCTAAGCAAAACTCTTTAAAGACCCTATCCATAATCTGATCGTCATAGACTTGTCCAAGAATTTTTTGAAGGGACAGCAAGGCCTCTTTCAGATAGAGGGCCACGAACTCTGCTCCGGTCTTATTTTTGAGTTCATCCACGGACTTTGAAATCATTTCAAAAGAGTACTGAGCCTGCTCGAATTGACGAGACGACGAAATCACCGCCTCATCTAGATAGTCGAACTGCCCCACCGCTGACTTGATCGCCGCAAAGATATGGCTGCGGCTGGTGGCTTCACGGGCCGATGTGGCTAAAATCTCTTGAGCGCCGGAAAGACCAAGGCTCATCGAGATCTCGTCCTGTATGCGGTACAGCTCATCGGCTGAAACAGTATCGGATTTGTTTAATAAGAATATCTTTTTGCTGTTTTGAATTTCAGTCGCCATTTGCAGCGAGCGCTGCCACTCTTTTTCAGTAGCATCGAAAACAAAACAAAGCAGGTCCGCCTTTTCAGCTTCTTGGCGCGAGCGATCGATACCGATAATTTCCACTTCGTCCTGAGTTTCGCGCAGGCCTGCCGTATCACTGATGATGTACTTCATGCCATCAAAGATAATTTCGCCATCAATCACATCGCGAGTTGTTCCCGCAATCGGTGTGACAATCGCTTTGTCATTTTGAAGTAATAAATTCAGTAAGCTGGATTTACCCACGTTCGGCTCGCCTAACAGGGCAACTTTAATACCATCTTTGATCAGACGACCAGATTCATAGGACTGAAGAAGTTTTTCTAAGGTGCCGTTGATTTTTTCAAGCTTGTGAATCAACTCGCTGGTGTCAACCACTTCAATGCCTTGCTCGATAAAATCAATCGACGCTTCGATATGGGCCAAACACCACGTTAGGTCCGAAATCAGCTCTTCCACTTCTTTCGAGACATGGCCTTCCAGTTGACGAAGTGCCACCTTGGCTGCGGATTTGTTACGACTTTCGATCAACGACAAAACAGATTCAGCTTGCACCAGATCCAGTTTGTTATTCATAAAGGCGCGGTAAGTGAACTCACCAGGTTCGGCGATTTTAGCGCCGGCTTGAACCAACTGATCTAAAATCTGTCCTGTAATATAAGGACTTCCATGACACGAGATCTCGATCACCTCTTCACCGGTAAACGATTTGCCATGGGCAAAGTAAGTCACCACGGCTTCGTCGATCTTTTGCCCTTTTAAATCATGAATTTCAGAAAAATAGGCACGATGGGATTGAAAATGAGACTGAAGAGTTTCCTCGTTTGAAAGAGATTTTGATAATCGCTTGCAAATACGGCCGCTGATGCTTAACGCCTGCGGCCCACTGACACGGATAACGGCGATTCCGCCGACTCCGTGAGGAGTCGAAATGGCACAAATAGTCTGTTCATTTCGATTCCACATCATAACTTAAAGACTAGTTTTCGCCTGCAACAGTGTCGGCACCATTTGCTTGGCCACCTTGTCCGTTACCGCTTTTTGTTGCTGGGTAGATTTTGATTTTTTTGTAAAGACCATCACCTAAAGAGCGGCTTTTAACACGGCCGTCTTGCGCCAAGTACTGATGAACCACTTTGCGCTCTTTCGGAGGCAACGCGCGGTAATAAACAGATTTACCTTGCTCAATAGCGATTGTTTTTAAGTGCTCAGCGCGCTCGATCAACGCCGCTTCTGATTCTTCACGGTAACCACCGCAGTCCACTAACACATTTGTTTGAATGTCTGCGAAATGGTGCTGAGTCACACGTTTGATGATCAACTGAATCGCATCTAATAACTGACCTTTATAGTCTTTTAAAAGAGCTTCATCGTTTCCAGAAAAATCAATTTTGATTTCTGTAACATCGTCTTTCTTAGATAGATTCAATTCATAAGAAAGGTCAAAGTTACCTTTTTCAAGAATACCGTTCAGAGTCGCTTCTACAACTGATTCCAGATTATTATCTTTTTTAGCTCCACCACCGAATAATTTACTGAAAAATCCAGCCATTTTTTACTCCTTCTTTAACTTCTACTTCTATAGCTTTTACGATTATTATTTCTTAGCTTTTAAACTTACTTTTTTTGCCAGAGCGCCAACGGCGTCATCTGCTTTTTTATCCGTTTTTCTGTCCTTCATAAGGAAGTACTGTTGACCCACACCGAACAGGGCACTGACAAAGTTATAAAGTGTCAGACCGCTTGGTAAGCTCAACATGAATAACGAAAATAGAATCGGCATAAAGTTTAAGATCTTAGCTTGCATCGGATCCATAGTCGTCGGAGTCAACTTCTGTTGGAAGAACATCGTGACACCCATCAAAACTGGCAAAACAAAAAACTTATCGTGCGAGCTTAAATCTGTAATCCAACCAAAGAACGGCTGTTGATAGATTTCAATACTAGATCCGATAG encodes the following:
- the mnmE gene encoding tRNA uridine-5-carboxymethylaminomethyl(34) synthesis GTPase MnmE translates to MMWNRNEQTICAISTPHGVGGIAVIRVSGPQALSISGRICKRLSKSLSNEETLQSHFQSHRAYFSEIHDLKGQKIDEAVVTYFAHGKSFTGEEVIEISCHGSPYITGQILDQLVQAGAKIAEPGEFTYRAFMNNKLDLVQAESVLSLIESRNKSAAKVALRQLEGHVSKEVEELISDLTWCLAHIEASIDFIEQGIEVVDTSELIHKLEKINGTLEKLLQSYESGRLIKDGIKVALLGEPNVGKSSLLNLLLQNDKAIVTPIAGTTRDVIDGEIIFDGMKYIISDTAGLRETQDEVEIIGIDRSRQEAEKADLLCFVFDATEKEWQRSLQMATEIQNSKKIFLLNKSDTVSADELYRIQDEISMSLGLSGAQEILATSAREATSRSHIFAAIKSAVGQFDYLDEAVISSSRQFEQAQYSFEMISKSVDELKNKTGAEFVALYLKEALLSLQKILGQVYDDQIMDRVFKEFCLGK
- the mnmG gene encoding tRNA uridine-5-carboxymethylaminomethyl(34) synthesis enzyme MnmG, whose translation is MSQKTVDYDIIVVGAGHAGIEACLASARLGVKTLLVTTNLDRIGYMSCNPSIGGLAKGHMVRELDILGGQMGIAADQSCIQFKRLNSSRGPAVRGSRAQCDKHVYSDLQKAVLSSQPNLSLLEGEVKRLILDQNQCQGVVLQDGSEIRAQAVIITTGTFMNGVMHFGLKQIAGGRIGDQASVGLSDQLAAFGFEVKRLKTGTPARLHKDSIDWSKTEEQYGDEKFYPFSHTSEKKFYLPQVACYLSNTTEQTHEIIRNNLDKSPMYCGVIEGTGPRYCPSIEDKIMRFADRNSHQTFLEPEGLNTDLIYLQGISTSLPEEIQDQFLRTIAGLENVKVVRYGYAVEYDYIEPTQIYHRLETRPVENLFLAGQINGTSGYEEAASQGFIAGVNAAHKILGREEFILGRDVAYSGVLVDDLVTKGTREPYRMFTSRAEHRLVLREDNTADRLSEVSRKLGIVPQANLDRLEELKLRRRAMLQTLEETFVYPKPEVNLLVESLGTKALGKPLRLAELLRRPEVGFDALEKLGEKLGYQFDNDSEVTDAVEIEIKYSGYIKKQNEVIAQAKRFEEALIPAQTDFSLIKGLSAEEVSKLKSVKPRTLGQAQRISGVNPSGLQAIMIYLKARKELEL
- a CDS encoding protein jag, coding for MAGFFSKLFGGGAKKDNNLESVVEATLNGILEKGNFDLSYELNLSKKDDVTEIKIDFSGNDEALLKDYKGQLLDAIQLIIKRVTQHHFADIQTNVLVDCGGYREESEAALIERAEHLKTIAIEQGKSVYYRALPPKERKVVHQYLAQDGRVKSRSLGDGLYKKIKIYPATKSGNGQGGQANGADTVAGEN